One window of Phalacrocorax carbo chromosome 1, bPhaCar2.1, whole genome shotgun sequence genomic DNA carries:
- the FBH1 gene encoding F-box DNA helicase 1 isoform X2, whose protein sequence is MGGALLEWLMSSAPPHVPYVIEAVPYVIEAVNPSCVTQHLLSTSVSTAVASGKSQEKGKNMNLAMKPFKKKHLTAEDCEALTQSAEGLSSLMQPLSQRQTKGDVNGGLHPTHRTRRHQGGQGQQKSITDYFRISQIQQVGASGTKNSRIKEKQLDPIFTECDFFSSVSTVTEISSDSSSFLEDGDFVPAPTESSRKRPLSTAAAGISNPEHDLWGSPEKKPMVVHPECSQIKQECSQIKQECSQIKQELDNMEIEPVPDEHYGLLGTRNWEVPQGSIEELPVEILRYIFALLPVTDLYQNLSLVCRCWRAIVSDPLFIPWKKLYHRYLMKEDTALHRVEQVLQDFAITKEQKECVLGLIRCVSAISTSRKVNPSAVLRCLKSHHLFSKAEVCVANKLPHLQSKTGPENMWAIIAVMVLFSNGVSDIRRLMACLQRPCSTLSVVDVTETLYCIATLLYAMREKNIVITNRIHYNIFYCLYLMENSSATMPTVEEETLASRCREDLWSRSTLPPSLVSPANSPRAHSIPSPRSWIKTLNKAGPDTEPWGALLVPSGCSLTNTASCAREETSSLPEIKLTHEQQRILNHKIERGHIVKVMAFAGTGKTSTLVKYAEKFADLNFLYVAFNKAVVERGKSVFPRNVTCKTFHSLAFESVGKHYKEKGKLNFSKMSAYSVSFLIRNHEGQSLFIRGKTVAQTLENFFASSHREICEEHTPVWFKNTHSMRKFMNPIEKQINVEEAKEIWHKMKNLDGDAEKKYKITSDGYLKLWQLSKPQLSGYDAIFVDEAQDCTPAIMDIVLSQTCGLILVGDPHQQIYTFRGAVNSLSSVRHTHVYYLTQSFRFGPEIAYVGATILDVCKRIRNKTLVGGNQKGDVRGSMEGKIAILSRSNFSVFEDAVKLTGRERQIKIHVIGGLARFGLSRIYDIWKLSQPAGEREKLNLVIQDSFIKKWEEKHDFFSLKDYAERIDDKDLEVKIAIVEKYKERIPQLVQKIESSHVPRIAMADYLVGTVHQAKGMEFDTVLIADDFVKVPYLGDVYNRTSFSIGMYPDDEWNLLYVAVTRAKKCLLMSKSLEHLLALAGEHFFRVELTSEAGKDGAAIVCSTPQCARTLQSQLVVKKLPLTHSNGSKDAGGYLCHACMKQRFGSLTPLTFVPALPEQPVQL, encoded by the exons CTGGAATGGCTGATGAGCTCCGCTCCCCCTCACGTTCCTTATGTGATCGAAGCCGTTCCTTATGTGATCGAAGCCGTAAACCCGTCGTGTGTGACGCAACATTTGCTCAGCACTTCTGTGTCTACTGCTGTCGCCAGTGGAAAAtctcaggaaaagggaaaaaacatgaATTTAG CAATGAAGCCATTCAAAAAAAAGCACCTCACAGCCGAAGACTGCGAAGCTCTCACCCAGAGCGCAGAAGGTTTATCCTCCCTGATGCAGCCGTTGAGTCAAAGGCAAACTAAAGGAGATGTAAACGGGGgcctccatcccacccaccGGACAAGGAGACATCAAGGAG GCCAAGGTCAGCAGAAGAGCATCACTGATTACTTCAGGATCTCTCAGATTCAACAAGTAGGTGCCAGTGGGACGAAGAACAGTAGAATCAAAGAAAAGCAACTGGATCCCATCTTCACTGAATGTGATTTCTTCAGCAGTGTCTCCACTGTGACAGAGATCAGCAGTGATTCCAGCTCTTTTCTGGAGGATGGGGACTTTGTACCAGCTCCCACAGAAAGCTCCAGAAAACGGCCTCTGTccactgcagctgcaggcaTTAGCAACCCAGAGCACGATTTGTGGGGTTCGCCTGAGAAGAAGCCAATGGTGGTTCATCCAGAATGCAGCCAGATCAAGCAGGAATGCAGCCAGATCAAGCAGGAATGCAGCCAGATCAAGCAGGAACTTGATAATATGGAAATTGAACCAGTCCCTGATGAACACTATGGACTCCTGGGGACTCGGAACTGGGAAGTGCCTCAGGGAAGTATTGAGGAGCTGCCTGTTGAAATCCTTAGGTACATCTTTGCTCTCCTCCCAGTGACTGATCTGTATCAGAACCTGAGCCTGGTGTGTCGCTGCTGGAGGGCGATAGTCAGTGATCCACTG TTCATTCCTTGGAAGAAGCTGTACCATCGGTACCTAATGAAGGAGGACACGGCCCTGCACAGAGTTGAACAGGTCTTGCAGGATTTTGCCATAACAAAGGAGCAGAAAGAATGTGTGTTGGGTCTGATCAG GTGCGTGTCTGCCATATCCACAAGTCGGAAGGTAAATCCCAGTGCGGTTCTCCGGTGTTTGAAGAGTCATCACCTCTTCTCGAAGGCTGAAGTCTGCGTCGCCAACAAACTGCCACATTTACAGAGCAAGACGGGG CCTGAGAACATGTGGGCCATAATTGCAGTCATGGTGCTTTTCTCCAATGGTGTCAGCGACATCCGAAGGCTGATGGCGTGTCTGCAGAGACCCTGCTCTACCCTGTCTGTGGTGGATGTGACCGAGACACTCTACTGCATCGCCACGCTTCTGTACGCAATGAGAGAGAAGAACATCGTGATCACTAACAG GATCCATTACAATATTTTCTACTGCTTGTATCTGATGGAAAATTCTTCTGCAACTATGCCGACAGTGGAAGAGGAAACACTGGCTTCACGCTGCAGAGAAGACTTATGGTCAAG atcgacactcccgcccagcttggtgtcacctgcaaactcaccgagggcgcactcgatcccctcacccagatcatggataaagacattaaacaaggctggccccgacactgagccctggggagccctgctcGTGCCCAGTGGCTGTTCACTTACAAACACTGCTTCCTGTGCACGAGAGGAAACAAG taGCCTGCCTGAAATAAAGCTGACCCATGAACAGCAAAGGATTTTGAATCACAAAATTGAGCGTGGTCATATAGTGAAAGTTATGGCATTTGCAG GTACAGGAAAGACCTCAACCTTGGTGAAGTATGCGGAGAAGTTTGCTGATCTGAATTTCCTTTACGTGGCGTTTAACAAAGCTGTTgtagagaggggaaaaagtgtCTTCCCCAGAAATGTTACGTGCAAGACTTTCCATTCTTTGGCATTTGAAAGTGTTGGCAAACA CtataaagaaaaaggcaagcTGAACTTCTCCAAGATGTCAGCATACTCCGTGAGTTTCCTTATCCGGAACCACGAGGGACAATCTCTGTTCATACGAGGGAAAACAGTCGCGCAGACCCTTGAAaacttttttgcctcttcaCATAGAGAAATCTGTGAAGAGCACACTCCTGTTTGGTTCAAAAATACCCATAGCATGAGGAAATTTATGAACCCAATTGAAAAGCAA aTCAATGTGGAAGAGGCGAAGGAGATATGGCACAAAATGAAGAATTTGGATGGAGACGCAGAGAAGAAATACAAGATAACCTCTGATG GGTATTTGAAACTTTGGCAGCTCAGCAAGCCTCAGCTCTCAGGATATGATGCCATTTTTGTCGATGAAGCCCAGGACTGCACTCCAG CCATCATGGATATTGTGCTGTCGCAGACGTGTGGCCTAATCCTTGTAGGAGATCCTCACCAGCAGATCTACACCTTCCGAGGCGCTGTCAATAGCCTCTCCTCAGTGCGTCACACCCATGTCTACTACCTCACCCAG AGTTTCAGATTTGGTCCTGAAATAGCTTACGTTGGAGCAACCATTCTGGATGTCTGCAAGAGGATCAGGAATAAGACATTAGTGGGTGGAAACCAAAAGG GTGATGTGAGAGGTAGCATGGAAGGGAAGATAGCAATCTTATCACGAAGCAATTTTAGCGTATTTGAGGATGCTGTGAAACTTACTGGAAGAGAGAGACAGATTAAAATACATGTGATTGGG GGGCTTGCCCGTTTTGGCCTGAGCAGAATTTATGATATTTGGAAGCTCAGTCAACCTGCAGGTGAACGGGAAAAAC taaaCCTTGTTATACAGGACTCCTTTataaaaaaatgggaagaaaagcatgACTTCTTCAGTTTAAAGGACTATGCAGAGCGCATCGATGACAAAGACCTGGAAGTGAAGATCGCGATAGTGGAGAAATACAAAGAGCGGATCCCTCAGCTGGTGCAGAAGATTGAGAGCAGCCACGTGCCACGAATAGCCATGGCAG ATTACCTAGTAGGTACTGTCCACCAAGCCAAAGGCATGGAGTTTGATACAGTGCTGATTGCAGATGACTTTGTGAAAGTACCATATCTGGGCGACGTTTACAATAGAACCAGCTTCAGTATCG GCATGTATCCTGATGATGAATGGAACCTGCTCTACGTAGCAGTGACACGCGCAAAGAAGTGTTTGCTAATGTCAAAGTCCCTGGAACACCTTCTAGCATTGGCTGGG GAGCATTTCTTTCGGGTGGAGCTGACAAGTGAGGCTGGGAAGGACGGGGCTGCCATCGTTTGCTCCACACCACAGTGTGCAAGAACACTACAATCCCAGCTGGTTGTGAAGAAGCTCCCTTTGACTCAT AGCAATGGCAGCAAGGATGCCGGTGGCTACCTTTGCCACGCTTGCATGAAGCAACGCTTTGGCTCTCTGACACCACTGACCTTTGTCCCAGCGCTTCCAGAACAGCCCGTCCAGCTCTAA
- the FBH1 gene encoding F-box DNA helicase 1 isoform X5 — MKPFKKKHLTAEDCEALTQSAEGLSSLMQPLSQRQTKGDVNGGLHPTHRTRRHQGGQGQQKSITDYFRISQIQQVGASGTKNSRIKEKQLDPIFTECDFFSSVSTVTEISSDSSSFLEDGDFVPAPTESSRKRPLSTAAAGISNPEHDLWGSPEKKPMVVHPECSQIKQECSQIKQECSQIKQELDNMEIEPVPDEHYGLLGTRNWEVPQGSIEELPVEILRYIFALLPVTDLYQNLSLVCRCWRAIVSDPLFIPWKKLYHRYLMKEDTALHRVEQVLQDFAITKEQKECVLGLIRCVSAISTSRKVNPSAVLRCLKSHHLFSKAEVCVANKLPHLQSKTGPENMWAIIAVMVLFSNGVSDIRRLMACLQRPCSTLSVVDVTETLYCIATLLYAMREKNIVITNRIHYNIFYCLYLMENSSATMPTVEEETLASRCREDLWSRSTLPPSLVSPANSPRAHSIPSPRSWIKTLNKAGPDTEPWGALLVPSGCSLTNTASCAREETSSLPEIKLTHEQQRILNHKIERGHIVKVMAFAGTGKTSTLVKYAEKFADLNFLYVAFNKAVVERGKSVFPRNVTCKTFHSLAFESVGKHYKEKGKLNFSKMSAYSVSFLIRNHEGQSLFIRGKTVAQTLENFFASSHREICEEHTPVWFKNTHSMRKFMNPIEKQINVEEAKEIWHKMKNLDGDAEKKYKITSDGYLKLWQLSKPQLSGYDAIFVDEAQDCTPAIMDIVLSQTCGLILVGDPHQQIYTFRGAVNSLSSVRHTHVYYLTQSFRFGPEIAYVGATILDVCKRIRNKTLVGGNQKGDVRGSMEGKIAILSRSNFSVFEDAVKLTGRERQIKIHVIGGLARFGLSRIYDIWKLSQPAGEREKLNLVIQDSFIKKWEEKHDFFSLKDYAERIDDKDLEVKIAIVEKYKERIPQLVQKIESSHVPRIAMADYLVGTVHQAKGMEFDTVLIADDFVKVPYLGDVYNRTSFSIGMYPDDEWNLLYVAVTRAKKCLLMSKSLEHLLALAGEHFFRVELTSEAGKDGAAIVCSTPQCARTLQSQLVVKKLPLTHSNGSKDAGGYLCHACMKQRFGSLTPLTFVPALPEQPVQL; from the exons ATGAAGCCATTCAAAAAAAAGCACCTCACAGCCGAAGACTGCGAAGCTCTCACCCAGAGCGCAGAAGGTTTATCCTCCCTGATGCAGCCGTTGAGTCAAAGGCAAACTAAAGGAGATGTAAACGGGGgcctccatcccacccaccGGACAAGGAGACATCAAGGAG GCCAAGGTCAGCAGAAGAGCATCACTGATTACTTCAGGATCTCTCAGATTCAACAAGTAGGTGCCAGTGGGACGAAGAACAGTAGAATCAAAGAAAAGCAACTGGATCCCATCTTCACTGAATGTGATTTCTTCAGCAGTGTCTCCACTGTGACAGAGATCAGCAGTGATTCCAGCTCTTTTCTGGAGGATGGGGACTTTGTACCAGCTCCCACAGAAAGCTCCAGAAAACGGCCTCTGTccactgcagctgcaggcaTTAGCAACCCAGAGCACGATTTGTGGGGTTCGCCTGAGAAGAAGCCAATGGTGGTTCATCCAGAATGCAGCCAGATCAAGCAGGAATGCAGCCAGATCAAGCAGGAATGCAGCCAGATCAAGCAGGAACTTGATAATATGGAAATTGAACCAGTCCCTGATGAACACTATGGACTCCTGGGGACTCGGAACTGGGAAGTGCCTCAGGGAAGTATTGAGGAGCTGCCTGTTGAAATCCTTAGGTACATCTTTGCTCTCCTCCCAGTGACTGATCTGTATCAGAACCTGAGCCTGGTGTGTCGCTGCTGGAGGGCGATAGTCAGTGATCCACTG TTCATTCCTTGGAAGAAGCTGTACCATCGGTACCTAATGAAGGAGGACACGGCCCTGCACAGAGTTGAACAGGTCTTGCAGGATTTTGCCATAACAAAGGAGCAGAAAGAATGTGTGTTGGGTCTGATCAG GTGCGTGTCTGCCATATCCACAAGTCGGAAGGTAAATCCCAGTGCGGTTCTCCGGTGTTTGAAGAGTCATCACCTCTTCTCGAAGGCTGAAGTCTGCGTCGCCAACAAACTGCCACATTTACAGAGCAAGACGGGG CCTGAGAACATGTGGGCCATAATTGCAGTCATGGTGCTTTTCTCCAATGGTGTCAGCGACATCCGAAGGCTGATGGCGTGTCTGCAGAGACCCTGCTCTACCCTGTCTGTGGTGGATGTGACCGAGACACTCTACTGCATCGCCACGCTTCTGTACGCAATGAGAGAGAAGAACATCGTGATCACTAACAG GATCCATTACAATATTTTCTACTGCTTGTATCTGATGGAAAATTCTTCTGCAACTATGCCGACAGTGGAAGAGGAAACACTGGCTTCACGCTGCAGAGAAGACTTATGGTCAAG atcgacactcccgcccagcttggtgtcacctgcaaactcaccgagggcgcactcgatcccctcacccagatcatggataaagacattaaacaaggctggccccgacactgagccctggggagccctgctcGTGCCCAGTGGCTGTTCACTTACAAACACTGCTTCCTGTGCACGAGAGGAAACAAG taGCCTGCCTGAAATAAAGCTGACCCATGAACAGCAAAGGATTTTGAATCACAAAATTGAGCGTGGTCATATAGTGAAAGTTATGGCATTTGCAG GTACAGGAAAGACCTCAACCTTGGTGAAGTATGCGGAGAAGTTTGCTGATCTGAATTTCCTTTACGTGGCGTTTAACAAAGCTGTTgtagagaggggaaaaagtgtCTTCCCCAGAAATGTTACGTGCAAGACTTTCCATTCTTTGGCATTTGAAAGTGTTGGCAAACA CtataaagaaaaaggcaagcTGAACTTCTCCAAGATGTCAGCATACTCCGTGAGTTTCCTTATCCGGAACCACGAGGGACAATCTCTGTTCATACGAGGGAAAACAGTCGCGCAGACCCTTGAAaacttttttgcctcttcaCATAGAGAAATCTGTGAAGAGCACACTCCTGTTTGGTTCAAAAATACCCATAGCATGAGGAAATTTATGAACCCAATTGAAAAGCAA aTCAATGTGGAAGAGGCGAAGGAGATATGGCACAAAATGAAGAATTTGGATGGAGACGCAGAGAAGAAATACAAGATAACCTCTGATG GGTATTTGAAACTTTGGCAGCTCAGCAAGCCTCAGCTCTCAGGATATGATGCCATTTTTGTCGATGAAGCCCAGGACTGCACTCCAG CCATCATGGATATTGTGCTGTCGCAGACGTGTGGCCTAATCCTTGTAGGAGATCCTCACCAGCAGATCTACACCTTCCGAGGCGCTGTCAATAGCCTCTCCTCAGTGCGTCACACCCATGTCTACTACCTCACCCAG AGTTTCAGATTTGGTCCTGAAATAGCTTACGTTGGAGCAACCATTCTGGATGTCTGCAAGAGGATCAGGAATAAGACATTAGTGGGTGGAAACCAAAAGG GTGATGTGAGAGGTAGCATGGAAGGGAAGATAGCAATCTTATCACGAAGCAATTTTAGCGTATTTGAGGATGCTGTGAAACTTACTGGAAGAGAGAGACAGATTAAAATACATGTGATTGGG GGGCTTGCCCGTTTTGGCCTGAGCAGAATTTATGATATTTGGAAGCTCAGTCAACCTGCAGGTGAACGGGAAAAAC taaaCCTTGTTATACAGGACTCCTTTataaaaaaatgggaagaaaagcatgACTTCTTCAGTTTAAAGGACTATGCAGAGCGCATCGATGACAAAGACCTGGAAGTGAAGATCGCGATAGTGGAGAAATACAAAGAGCGGATCCCTCAGCTGGTGCAGAAGATTGAGAGCAGCCACGTGCCACGAATAGCCATGGCAG ATTACCTAGTAGGTACTGTCCACCAAGCCAAAGGCATGGAGTTTGATACAGTGCTGATTGCAGATGACTTTGTGAAAGTACCATATCTGGGCGACGTTTACAATAGAACCAGCTTCAGTATCG GCATGTATCCTGATGATGAATGGAACCTGCTCTACGTAGCAGTGACACGCGCAAAGAAGTGTTTGCTAATGTCAAAGTCCCTGGAACACCTTCTAGCATTGGCTGGG GAGCATTTCTTTCGGGTGGAGCTGACAAGTGAGGCTGGGAAGGACGGGGCTGCCATCGTTTGCTCCACACCACAGTGTGCAAGAACACTACAATCCCAGCTGGTTGTGAAGAAGCTCCCTTTGACTCAT AGCAATGGCAGCAAGGATGCCGGTGGCTACCTTTGCCACGCTTGCATGAAGCAACGCTTTGGCTCTCTGACACCACTGACCTTTGTCCCAGCGCTTCCAGAACAGCCCGTCCAGCTCTAA
- the FBH1 gene encoding F-box DNA helicase 1 isoform X6, producing the protein MGRGGARPAATRGSRGGGSDRGWSGLEWLMSSAPPHVPYVIEAVPYVIEAVNPSCVTQHLLSTSVSTAVASGKSQEKGKNMNLAMKPFKKKHLTAEDCEALTQSAEGLSSLMQPLSQRQTKGDVNGGLHPTHRTRRHQGGQGQQKSITDYFRISQIQQVGASGTKNSRIKEKQLDPIFTECDFFSSVSTVTEISSDSSSFLEDGDFVPAPTESSRKRPLSTAAAGISNPEHDLWGSPEKKPMVVHPECSQIKQECSQIKQECSQIKQELDNMEIEPVPDEHYGLLGTRNWEVPQGSIEELPVEILRYIFALLPVTDLYQNLSLVCRCWRAIVSDPLFIPWKKLYHRYLMKEDTALHRVEQVLQDFAITKEQKECVLGLIRCVSAISTSRKVNPSAVLRCLKSHHLFSKAEVCVANKLPHLQSKTGPENMWAIIAVMVLFSNGVSDIRRLMACLQRPCSTLSVVDVTETLYCIATLLYAMREKNIVITNRIHYNIFYCLYLMENSSATMPTVEEETLASRCREDLWSRSTLPPSLVSPANSPRAHSIPSPRSWIKTLNKAGPDTEPWGALLVPSGCSLTNTASCAREETSSLPEIKLTHEQQRILNHKIERGHIVKVMAFAGTGKTSTLVKYAEKFADLNFLYVAFNKAVVERGKSVFPRNVTCKTFHSLAFESVGKHYKEKGKLNFSKMSAYSVSFLIRNHEGQSLFIRGKTVAQTLENFFASSHREICEEHTPVWFKNTHSMRKFMNPIEKQINVEEAKEIWHKMKNLDGDAEKKYKITSDGYLKLWQLSKPQLSGYDAIFVDEAQDCTPAIMDIVLSQTCGLILVGDPHQQIYTFRGAVNSLSSVRHTHVYYLTQSFRFGPEIAYVGATILDVCKRIRNKTLVGGNQKGDVRGSMEGKIAILSRSNFSVFEDAVKLTGRERQIKIHVIG; encoded by the exons CTGGAATGGCTGATGAGCTCCGCTCCCCCTCACGTTCCTTATGTGATCGAAGCCGTTCCTTATGTGATCGAAGCCGTAAACCCGTCGTGTGTGACGCAACATTTGCTCAGCACTTCTGTGTCTACTGCTGTCGCCAGTGGAAAAtctcaggaaaagggaaaaaacatgaATTTAG CAATGAAGCCATTCAAAAAAAAGCACCTCACAGCCGAAGACTGCGAAGCTCTCACCCAGAGCGCAGAAGGTTTATCCTCCCTGATGCAGCCGTTGAGTCAAAGGCAAACTAAAGGAGATGTAAACGGGGgcctccatcccacccaccGGACAAGGAGACATCAAGGAG GCCAAGGTCAGCAGAAGAGCATCACTGATTACTTCAGGATCTCTCAGATTCAACAAGTAGGTGCCAGTGGGACGAAGAACAGTAGAATCAAAGAAAAGCAACTGGATCCCATCTTCACTGAATGTGATTTCTTCAGCAGTGTCTCCACTGTGACAGAGATCAGCAGTGATTCCAGCTCTTTTCTGGAGGATGGGGACTTTGTACCAGCTCCCACAGAAAGCTCCAGAAAACGGCCTCTGTccactgcagctgcaggcaTTAGCAACCCAGAGCACGATTTGTGGGGTTCGCCTGAGAAGAAGCCAATGGTGGTTCATCCAGAATGCAGCCAGATCAAGCAGGAATGCAGCCAGATCAAGCAGGAATGCAGCCAGATCAAGCAGGAACTTGATAATATGGAAATTGAACCAGTCCCTGATGAACACTATGGACTCCTGGGGACTCGGAACTGGGAAGTGCCTCAGGGAAGTATTGAGGAGCTGCCTGTTGAAATCCTTAGGTACATCTTTGCTCTCCTCCCAGTGACTGATCTGTATCAGAACCTGAGCCTGGTGTGTCGCTGCTGGAGGGCGATAGTCAGTGATCCACTG TTCATTCCTTGGAAGAAGCTGTACCATCGGTACCTAATGAAGGAGGACACGGCCCTGCACAGAGTTGAACAGGTCTTGCAGGATTTTGCCATAACAAAGGAGCAGAAAGAATGTGTGTTGGGTCTGATCAG GTGCGTGTCTGCCATATCCACAAGTCGGAAGGTAAATCCCAGTGCGGTTCTCCGGTGTTTGAAGAGTCATCACCTCTTCTCGAAGGCTGAAGTCTGCGTCGCCAACAAACTGCCACATTTACAGAGCAAGACGGGG CCTGAGAACATGTGGGCCATAATTGCAGTCATGGTGCTTTTCTCCAATGGTGTCAGCGACATCCGAAGGCTGATGGCGTGTCTGCAGAGACCCTGCTCTACCCTGTCTGTGGTGGATGTGACCGAGACACTCTACTGCATCGCCACGCTTCTGTACGCAATGAGAGAGAAGAACATCGTGATCACTAACAG GATCCATTACAATATTTTCTACTGCTTGTATCTGATGGAAAATTCTTCTGCAACTATGCCGACAGTGGAAGAGGAAACACTGGCTTCACGCTGCAGAGAAGACTTATGGTCAAG atcgacactcccgcccagcttggtgtcacctgcaaactcaccgagggcgcactcgatcccctcacccagatcatggataaagacattaaacaaggctggccccgacactgagccctggggagccctgctcGTGCCCAGTGGCTGTTCACTTACAAACACTGCTTCCTGTGCACGAGAGGAAACAAG taGCCTGCCTGAAATAAAGCTGACCCATGAACAGCAAAGGATTTTGAATCACAAAATTGAGCGTGGTCATATAGTGAAAGTTATGGCATTTGCAG GTACAGGAAAGACCTCAACCTTGGTGAAGTATGCGGAGAAGTTTGCTGATCTGAATTTCCTTTACGTGGCGTTTAACAAAGCTGTTgtagagaggggaaaaagtgtCTTCCCCAGAAATGTTACGTGCAAGACTTTCCATTCTTTGGCATTTGAAAGTGTTGGCAAACA CtataaagaaaaaggcaagcTGAACTTCTCCAAGATGTCAGCATACTCCGTGAGTTTCCTTATCCGGAACCACGAGGGACAATCTCTGTTCATACGAGGGAAAACAGTCGCGCAGACCCTTGAAaacttttttgcctcttcaCATAGAGAAATCTGTGAAGAGCACACTCCTGTTTGGTTCAAAAATACCCATAGCATGAGGAAATTTATGAACCCAATTGAAAAGCAA aTCAATGTGGAAGAGGCGAAGGAGATATGGCACAAAATGAAGAATTTGGATGGAGACGCAGAGAAGAAATACAAGATAACCTCTGATG GGTATTTGAAACTTTGGCAGCTCAGCAAGCCTCAGCTCTCAGGATATGATGCCATTTTTGTCGATGAAGCCCAGGACTGCACTCCAG CCATCATGGATATTGTGCTGTCGCAGACGTGTGGCCTAATCCTTGTAGGAGATCCTCACCAGCAGATCTACACCTTCCGAGGCGCTGTCAATAGCCTCTCCTCAGTGCGTCACACCCATGTCTACTACCTCACCCAG AGTTTCAGATTTGGTCCTGAAATAGCTTACGTTGGAGCAACCATTCTGGATGTCTGCAAGAGGATCAGGAATAAGACATTAGTGGGTGGAAACCAAAAGG GTGATGTGAGAGGTAGCATGGAAGGGAAGATAGCAATCTTATCACGAAGCAATTTTAGCGTATTTGAGGATGCTGTGAAACTTACTGGAAGAGAGAGACAGATTAAAATACATGTGATTGGG taa